A window of Limanda limanda chromosome 4, fLimLim1.1, whole genome shotgun sequence genomic DNA:
AAACCTGTTTTAAGCCATTTGTGTGTCGCAGTGAATTTAATCGAatcctttctctcttcctccctatGCAGTACGAGCCTGGGGTTCTGGAGGCGTGTCTGAATCTGCTGCAGGTCAGTCCCCAGCACCAGCACAACAGGAGAGGAGACTACTTGAAGAGGAACAACCCCGTGTACATCAGCCGGGTGGTGTCTGCCATGGTGAGGGAACAACtcatatctcctcctcctgctgctgctctgcttgaTCCGTGCTTTCATTCACTTTGCATGACAACATGAGAAATCTCTCCTGAAACCTGCTTATTAAAAACAAGTTACGGCCTGAGGTGGGACAGTGTTTTTGCCAGATTTTGCTAAAAATGAACACGAAGTTCTGGATCATTAGATGTCGCATGCAGAGATGAGGCAATTACCAAACACAACAGTCAGTGAGAGTTGTTATTAAACTGCAATTGGCAAACTGAGCAATGTCAGATGTCAACCATGTCAGAGCGAGGTGCCCAGACTTGCTTTTCAATCTCATGGGAACTGAAAGTGCACGGATAAGGTTAATGACacgtgtctcctctctctgttccaTGTTCAGATCAACTGTGAAGACGACCGCGGCGTCCTGAAAGGGAACTGGTCCGGGGACTTCAAGGACGGACTGAACCCGTCCGTGTGGACTGGGAGCGGTGACATCCTGAGGCAGTGGGCCCAGTCCAGCTACAGCCCAGTCAAGTACGGGCAGTGCTGGGTGTTTGCAGCCGTCATGTGCACAGGTAGTTACATCACCCAGAATGTACAGACGCTTGAAATTAAAACATCTGTCACGTCTGATGTCTCGCTgggtcattgttttttttttccattgtgCAATGTCAGATACCATCATCagtgtgtaacgtgtgtgtgttcccttcTCTGATTACGTCTTTCAGTCATGAGAGTTCTTGGCATTCCTTGTCGTGTGGTGACGAACTTCAACTCCGCTCACGACACCAACGGCAACCTGACGATCGAGGAGTACTACAGCGAGAAGGGGGAGAAGCTGAAACACAGCAATGACAGCATATGGTCAGTAAAAAATCATAACACAAAaattacaaacaacaacaattatGATAGCAATTCAATGCTCAGTGAAATCTTCTTTTTCCCCCGCCGTTGACAGGAACTTCCACGTCTGGGTGGAGTGCTGGATGACTCGTCCGGACATTGGAGTTGATATGGACGGTTGGCAGGTTCTGGACCCGACTCCTCAGAACAGGAGTGGAGGTGTGTGGGAAACATTCTCGATCATATAACATGAAATCCCACCAACTGACCTCCTTCTAACACAACCCTCTTGTTTTCTTCCCCGGGCTCTCCCTTCACCCCAGGAGTGTTCTGCTGCGGTCCATCTCCAGTCAAAGCGATCAAGGACCGGCGCACGGACCTGCTCTACGACGTCCCCTTCGTCTGCGCCGAGGTCAACGCCGACGTGCACACCATCATCGTGAGCCAGGGCCGGGTGGTGGGCCtcaacaaagacacagagaaagtggGATCCCTCACCTGCACCAAAGCTGTTGGGTTCCCCAGAATGCAGAGAATCACAGGAGACTACAAATTCATCAAAAGTAAGATCCAGACACTTTTATAAATGCTCCCTATAGCTGATTTAGAGAAGTGGCCTTGTGTTCACTTCAATCCATCATTCCCACTCTGCTCACATTATCTGTTTATCTTTACCAAACAGGTCCGACTTCCACAATCTCATCCAGAAGCTCCGGGACATCAGACGACTCAACATTGAGGAGAGGTACGTTTCTATTTTCCAATTTGTTTATACGTTAATCCGAGTTATCAGTTGTTCAATCACACATGGTCTCACCCTTTGGATTTCGTCGCATTTATTCCACAGACTCGTCCAGAGGAGTGTTCGTCTCCCTGAACCTGGACAAGGCTCCGGTGGCCGGCGAGCCGATCAGCTTCACCGTGAAAGTCATGAACAAACAACGCGTTGCCAAGACCATGACAATGCATCTCAACGCTCAGGCCAAGGAATACAACCACAGCCCCTCGGACACATTCTGGCAAATGCAGGGCCTCATACAGCTGGCACCCATGGAAGGTAGATCTACTTCTCACTCGACTATAAACTCAGATTTATCAATTATGAAGCATTATCGTGCTTTTCAGAATTTATTGTAAAATTGTAAAAAGTGCCCATtccaaacctgcctgtttggaatgggctgttctcTTGGCCTGAGTTAATGATCCGGAGCTACTCTAGAATGATTCCTCCttattagtgagtcctcctcacaACAGTGCTACTACACACTCTCACTTTTCTTATTCTTTTTGTGCTGGACGTTgagtgcagagctttttataaacagtttatgaTGCAGAGGGAAGTTAGAAAATGCAAAAAGACATGTTCGAACTCGGCACTGCACTTTCTTGGCCAGTTTATAATAGACATGATGAGTATGAAGTCGATTAGATCAACAGTTCACAAGATATATATCCCACAGACGTTTGTGGATTTAGTAGATGATGAATTTCACTCACTCACCGTCTCCGCCCACTCTTTGCAGTCAAGACTCTGACGCATCAGATCCTCCCGGCCCAGTATGAGGACGTGGTGGGGGACAACCTCATCAACCTGGCAGTGGTCCTGGAGGACAGGGCCAGTGACAAGCGGGTTCTGGCCACAGAGGAGTTCAACATCTCCAGCCCACAGCTCAACATACAGGTACTTTGAGGAGATTTGGATTTTTTGCTTCACCAGTTTTTGCTTAAATTTAGATGTTAAATTCACTTACGTTAAGGGATTAAGAGAATACCACCAGatatttattcaacatttaattTCTCTCCATGCAACACAGCAAATAGTTGATCAAACTTTCACGAGGTCTATAATGAATTTCAACAAAGAacttaataaatattaaataaataatgctaATTTAAATGATAATGTTCATTCAAAAAACATCTAGAACATTAACTAATTTATGTGATGGTGcaggagcagaaaaaaatgcgcatttgtggttttaaaatttCAAAAACTTCAATATTCTGTTTACGAAAACCTAATTATATATCTTCAATCAAAAAGCATATCTAGTATATACGGGATATTTTCTCACTTTAAGGTGATTTCAGGGCTAGTTTAAGGGGATTCTCAAGCTTCACTAAAACACACGTGTCCAACAGATCTCAGATGAAGACTCCATTGTGCCGAACAAGGAGCACACGGCTGTGGTGACCTTCACTAACCCGTTTTCTCACATGGTGAGCGGAGTGCTCACCATCGCCGGGGCCGGGCTCGTCCAGGGCAAGATTAACTTCAGGTAAGAATGACGAGAGCTGGTTTTTGTGGGTTGAATGTTTACTGTTGTAGAAACACATCACAAGTGgcttaaacaaataaaagagaatAA
This region includes:
- the tgm5l gene encoding transglutaminase 5, like, with product MEDIIIKDVDLERSENLQRHKTDGFSSSKSLVVRRGATFRISLQLGGRPFNHTTDSLRVKVMLGRLYVIMPVTFCNKVSSTKWKAYMDQDNLDPQNVSIYISSPSTAPVGLYGFQLSLFSQGSKRARTYGKFILVCNPWCPEDSVYIPFEDQKEEYVQNDSGLLFMGTTMNLVSMPWSFDQYEPGVLEACLNLLQVSPQHQHNRRGDYLKRNNPVYISRVVSAMINCEDDRGVLKGNWSGDFKDGLNPSVWTGSGDILRQWAQSSYSPVKYGQCWVFAAVMCTVMRVLGIPCRVVTNFNSAHDTNGNLTIEEYYSEKGEKLKHSNDSIWNFHVWVECWMTRPDIGVDMDGWQVLDPTPQNRSGGVFCCGPSPVKAIKDRRTDLLYDVPFVCAEVNADVHTIIVSQGRVVGLNKDTEKVGSLTCTKAVGFPRMQRITGDYKFIKSPTSTISSRSSGTSDDSTLRRDSSRGVFVSLNLDKAPVAGEPISFTVKVMNKQRVAKTMTMHLNAQAKEYNHSPSDTFWQMQGLIQLAPMEVKTLTHQILPAQYEDVVGDNLINLAVVLEDRASDKRVLATEEFNISSPQLNIQISDEDSIVPNKEHTAVVTFTNPFSHMVSGVLTIAGAGLVQGKINFRMLPLHPGGKVEQRITFTPSMVGMRMLQANLSLININSTIRGFKMVSVNRA